From one Culex quinquefasciatus strain JHB chromosome 3, VPISU_Cqui_1.0_pri_paternal, whole genome shotgun sequence genomic stretch:
- the LOC6031152 gene encoding uncharacterized protein LOC6031152 — protein MENINPAFKILNEIRQLGCTDEALCAVTYRTYLHLCEDRSMWDVQYNFSSQLNTLYLKARKQQDSPEDVYIPVPSFDSIPLERIEKLQAELVSPPAEASEPSGSQNGSRCLVLAVCDPSSTVLLYRMSNAIKPVFGKPLSRNKMLKQQAAARAGGGDETMEVQ, from the exons atGGAGAACATAAATCCTGCTTTCAAGATT CTCAACGAAATTCGTCAACTCGGTTGCACCGATGAAGCTCTCTGCGCAGTGACCTACCGGACTTATCTTCATCTTTGTGAAG ATCGTTCCATGTGGGACGTCCAGTACAACTTCTCAAGCCAACTGAACACGCTCTACCTGAAAGCCCGCAAGCAGCAGGATTCCCCCGAGGACGTGTACATTCCGGTGCCATCGTTCGACAGTATCCCGCTGGAACGGATCGAGAAACTACAAGCCGAGCTCGTTTCACCACCAGCAGAAGCATCAGAACCAAGCGGTAGCCAAAACGGCAGCCGCTGCCTTGTGCTGGCCGTTTGCGATCCAAGCTCGACGGTGCTGTTGTACCGGATGTCCAACGCCATCAAGCCGGTGTTTGGGAAGCCACTGTCGCGGAATAAAATGCTCAAGCAACAGGCGGCAGCACGGGCAGGGGGTGGTGATGAAACAATGGAGGTTCAATAA